GCAGGTGGTTCTGGGAAGGATTTAATCTGTCCAGTATAAGCACAAATCCAGAATGAATCATATCACCTTTACGCATTCAAGCATATTGCACATGCACACCTCTCAACACACATTAATTTACACACAATACCTGAGAAAATTCAGATATTTTTCAGCATCTGCAATCCAGTCCTCCACTTGAGAAAGTGCAAGCTCTTTCTGCATCTCTAACACAGCTATCTGCCCACACGGACACAGGCAAAAATACACAGTCAGACAGTAATATACATGATTCATTACACTGTCTGTGAGATTTCTAGAAGATGTTTGCTGTGAAGGTCAGCATTTACCTCATCTTGAAGAACAGTCTGACTGGCCTGCTCTGCCTCTCTGCAGAGTGTCTCCATTTCCACCCTCAGGTCAGCTATTTCCTGCTCCCAGGACAGCCTgtcacatacacatgcacaaataaacagataaacacaGATATAGAGACATTGTAGgtatttcttttatgtttttaattttttacttttcttgATTCTGTTCCTCAATGAGCATCTTGAGTTTCTTTTCTGCGTCCTCCAGCTCCTGAGCCagtctaaaacacacacaaatcttatTTAAAGTCAATGACCCATCCAATATTATATGCATTCAACAAAGACGCATAAAATTTATCATTAGTGaccaaaagacatttataatgtgagttatttaaaaaaaaagaaaagaaaaaatgctgttttttttaagtttatatgcaaagaatcctgaaataaatgtatcagtttccacaaaaatattaagcagcacaactgttttcaacattgataataataaaagtttccaGAGCACCAAATcgacatattaaaattatttcagaagtatcatgtgacgctgaagactgatattagtaaaattcagctttgctatcaaagaaattaattacatcttaaaatatattaaaatagattttaatatattttaagatgtaattaatttatttgatggcaaagctgaattttgtgataatattactgtttttatagaACAGTAATACTGTTCTATTACTGAATTTTGtgataatattactgtttcacaggagttctgatcaaataaatgcaaccttattgagaataaaaggcttcttttaaaaacataaaaaaaaaaaaaaaaatacttttgaatagGAGTGTATATTTTGCCCCAAGCGCACAGCTGGATTTGAAAAATTACCTTGTTTTCTTGTCTTCCATCTGCTCTTTCTCTGAACTAAGCTCTTGCCGCTTTACCATGAAGTTTTTCCGTGTGGTCTTACTGCTATTCAGCTCCAATTTAACTTGCAAAGACTcaattttttcaataaaaccctatacaaaaaaaaaaaaaaaaaaaaactgacataacaataaaaatgatgtaATACCAGAGGCTTTTGACTAAGATTCTTCTGCACAAAGTAGCATTCCCAAAGGAGATAAAGCACTGCTATTCTAATAACCATGTGTAAATCTCAGAACCTCTACAGATTGGATATAGTGgtattttctttatgtaaaaatatgatgCTGAACCTGGTACTGATGATTTCTGTCATCTCTTGTCTTTTCCAGACAGTGGACATTGAGGTTGTGCTCCTCCTGCTCCACTGCATGCTGCTTCATAAGAGTCTCATACTGCTCAATACTGCAGTCTTCTAAAGCACgctacagagaaagagagaaagttagACATTAGGGTCTGAAAATCTGAGAATATTCTGAAAATTATTATTCCAGGAAATAAAGAGAAtaagaaaacaacagcaaaactaaatatttacttCGAACCCAGAACATTACTACAGAACAAACTTCTGTAACACATTTATAAATCCTACAAACAGTTAAACAAAAAAGCACAGGGTTCcaaggctgatttttttttttttttcaaatttataaaaCAAGTTGAACATTTTTTTGCTACAAATCTTTCAAAAGAACAATAACAAGGTTGTTCTGTCCAGCAGTACAAGGCTgaagtctctctcacacataaaTACTGGTTACACTGTCATGCAAACCCATAACAAATCTAAAGCAAAACACGTTTTGGCCAATTTATAAGCATTACAAGGACCACTTCAGAAGTCCTTACAAGTAACTGTTCGTCATGTTTCACTGTATTTGTGAGGATATTTTCAAATGTGCCGTTCGCTAGCATagcttgcatacacacacacacacacacacacacacacacacacacacagaggtttcCCTGTTGTATGGAGACCAACTTTATGATCATCACCTGTGGGGGACCACTCTTTCTAAAGGTTTTAGAGGTCTGAAAAATATGGAAAACCATTGCCTATACATGACTTTAAATGTCTGAACTGATGAGATAAAGACTTGACCATGTTAAATTGAGTGAACATGCCTGATATGGACCTTATTtggatattattttcataatacacACTTTCCCACTTGATTTGTGGGGACCTTGCAACAACATTATATTAGTaatgacaaaagcatttataACAAGTTAATCAGATGCTTTTGACCAATTGCACTTCTACAattaagtaaaaagaaaagataCAGTAGTAGTAGAAAATAGCTTAGCTGTTCCTAAGTAGTGGTTGTGATGGGATGAATCCTGCAATTGGTGACAGTGATGCATAGATTCACTCTTGCATAGAACACCTAGTGTTCTGTATATAGTCATCGTCACAACATGCAGAATTTttggtttgattgattgattgactgatgttCATAGGTTTCACAGGAATAGCAGTGTGATTGAAGTGTACCGATAAAGAAGTGAAAAACTTCTCTATTCACATATGAAGGATTGAAATTGTAGTGAACTACTGGCTGGATATTTTCCAACCCATGTTAAACCTACAAGTGAACCCTTTAAACCTTTccactttaaattattttctttaattgtaGTGATTTAAGTGTATGTCCACAGCCAACCATCAACTAGTTCCCCTGATAAttcttaaggcccattcacaccaagaatgataactataaagaaaaCTATATCAGCATCCACACCAGTggacaatattgtctgtttattctaagcgcacgctcgtctgtcGCTTTCAATTCTccagctcgttacagcaggattgattctgattgggtgtcactgtttttatcattcatcaactggaaaaaaaaaatcctctgaaAGGGATCTCAAAGATATTGTCTCTCTGTGCCTTGATTGTTTTAGCGGTGGCATGGACtgtgctattctttaatattcagaatgatttttagatctatatctttattgttaacatCCTTGGTGTGTGATATATAAATCTACTAATAACTACTAAATAAACCTCAAGacatcaaataatttaatttgctgAATGTAACTTTTAATGAGTTCAActttacaaatgtttacaaagTCAAATAAACCctgcaaataaattatatttatattaaaatgtattaaaaaaatgactgagacagaacataaacaaaaaaggtcaaaaaagttaaaattgtttAACAAGTTTTGCTATTGCATTCAAGCTTGTGGCCTTCATCAGACATCTTAAATCATACAGCAATCTTGTTTAATATGGCAACAGCATATTTGTCACCCATGTCCTCTGTTGGACACTCCCATTGCTTATTTTTTAACCTGTGACAAATATCTTTTCAGGTGTCCCACTGGCCAATATGCGTGGATGTAAAttattgttgaataaataaattcttattttaaaataaataaatcattataattttttgttatgcttcacactttatttgaaatgtcatttgcaataTAGGTTTCTGATGAAAGCCACAAGCTAAAAAGCACTGGTCTTACAATAAAGTTGTTTAACATCCTACAAGTTATGCTGGAGTTTTGACCTCTTTGGATACAGCGTAGGTATTTCTGGCACAACTTCACCTACCTCAAAATTCAatggaagagagaaaaaaggctattctaaaaaaaaaataaaaataaaaaaaaaactgccatacCAGAGAGTTGGTAATCTTCATATTATTTGCACTGCAAACTCTTTTTATAGGCTGTAATACGGTTATATATGAAGAATTTCACGTTCTTCCAGTCCCGGTTCTTTAGAGCTTCTGGTTCAGCCTTTAAACACTTCTCACAGTCACTCTTTCCTGGTACAGTAAAAGATGTGATGAATCGCATCATGTGCCTTTCCACTGCCTGCACCTCTGTCTGCTGCCAGGGATTTTTCTTATGGGTAGTTTGACCTAAAGTGgtgaacaaaaaattaacaagATAAATAAGGGTGTGTGCTGGAATTCCGATCCAAAGTTATGAATCTTAAACTAGTATTTATATGATcagcatattattttaaatgacagtaaAGTTACTTGAAATTGAGCTGCTTCTACAGTACAAGTAACATAAGTTTTTACTATGCATCTATTCACTCAATAACTGCTCTAGGGGTCAGTTATAGTtgatgatttaattattaaaacagcCAAAGTTACTAGTCCCATTTAAAGTACCTAGTAGATTTAAGCAACAACAAAGTAACCTTAACAACTACAGATGGGTTTCTGAGAATTGTAATCTTGATAAAAATCAGCATTTAGTGATTTAGGGGCTCATGTATAAATCTTTGCATAGATTTCATCCTTAAAACCAGATTTTGTTCAAAAGATGTCAATACCGTAATCAAtcgtaattaaaattaattatcaattaatcgTTACCCTTTATACTGCCAGATGGCATACAGTCAATGGCATGACAGGATGTGAAATTGCCACTCAAAACTCTAGCTTCTTCatctgaatgaaacatttaaataagtcTAAATAAAAGGCTAGTAGCAGGAGTTGTACAATGAATCattgtgattatgatcatttaattaaatgaaacgAGCACACCGTAGTTATGTTTGGGAtcatattacttttaataaaggTTATTGTTGGCTGTTTAACAGAGATCGCTAAAAGTGCTGTTTTCAAATGGTATCATGATGCTCGTTGTagtactgtattttaaaacacaatcacaACATTTACAATTAACATTATCGCCATCTTAAgtaaaatgtgaatttgtttcCTTATTTCCTTATGACCATgcacatctagtcagtaaatctggttccgtgattacagttaaatcgccatcacctgctttcaaatggagcggcatttaatatacagagccgtagatcactgacaagctacgcaatatcgcattcattatcgcagatgaatcgccttcgataatgtatgcgatattgcgtagcttgtcagtgatctacggctctgtctattaaatgccgctccatttgaaagcaggtgatggcgatttagcggtaatcagggaaccggctttactgacgaaatgcgtgtgacaatcacatgcgatatatcgcccagccctacttggaaatcattacattaaaattcTGAATACATGGCCAGGTAACTCCCCGGATCTTAATCCAATGGGGAACCTATGGTCAATCCTCAAAAGCTGATTGGACAAGCAgcagcccacaaattgtgatcaactccatACACTAAGGCAAGAATGGAAAGCCTTCAGTCAGGATTTGACCCAGAAACTGGTATCCATAAGTGAATTACAGAGGCCAtgaagggtcaacactgtaaatattgactcttTGCATATTTAGCATATTTCAATGCCCATTATGTGCTGTCTGAGGAGAGGACTCTGAGCTGAGAatatggcccgaacctagagtactcCCCCATATCGCAGGCTGGGACAGAAATAGTCAAGAGTTGAGGTGGTCGAAGGATACTGGAAAACTGCCATATGGACAGAGGTGAGCTGGCTATATATAATAGGTCTCCTCTCATACTAATTGGGTAGATTATCTGAACGTGCTCCTCTAGAATTtgttaaattaacataattttgtGACTATGCAATGTTTATACATCAGGCCACTGGCCTGAGGCATGGAAATTGGGAAAATTCTTGGAATGGGCTATTCCTGCTACTGCCACATTTGGGTCATTCTAGTTTAATTTGTAGACTGACAGTGCATCTTCAAAAAAGCTTCAGACATAAACAttactgacataaaaaaaaatgtgtagagaGTTCACCTTGAAAACAAGGCCTCACAGCACTGGCTCCTGAAGGTGGCGGTGGTGATGGTGGTTTTTGTCTTTTGGGTGGTGGTGGCATATCATTCCTCTCGGCAGGAGTAAGTGCCTCCTCTGCTATTGGTTCTatggaaaattataaaaatattatcaatttCAATATTTTCAGAAAGATATACTTTACATGTACTATACAAGGCAGATAATACATAATCTATGTAATTTGCAGTactaatagttttaaaatataattagtgcATAAATATGCAATAAACCATTAAGTGTGCATCTGTTCATCATTGCAAGTATAATTGAACcacataatattaaattaatgaatggGGAATctttcatgtaatttttattgtCTATTCACTGATATTGCTCATGAAGTTTACTTTGAACTGTGTAGCCTGCTCAGGTAAAGTGTTTGGTAGTAATACAAACCATAAGCAGCAGATGAACAATGTCCCTCTTGTATTATCCTGTCTTCATCACTTTCCAGAACTTTTTCTGTTGAGGCCAAACAAAGTACAATTTAAAGTGATTTAgcagaaattaatatatatagtaaacacagaacaagcaaacaaactaaaaaatttactaaaacacACCATCAGGATCTATCACAATTTCATCCAAGTTCTTGCCATGGAACTCAGCTAATCTTCCTTGTTCGAGAGCCATTAGGACTTTGCAGATTTTGGCGAGTTGCAGGGTCTTCTCAGGGAGTAGGCAGAATTCACGATTCATTTTTATATCATGTCCAAGAAAGTTTGCAAGCTGGTCCATCTCCGTTTCTGTCATATTCAGCACTGTTGAAAGGACTGCAGCATGCTTTCGCAGTCTGGTAGATGTCAGTGATTTGGGACACTTTGCACCACATGCCTTTGCAAAGCCACGGAGGCAGTCTGACCCTCGGAAATGTGTCATGGCTTCTGGTTTTGCAAACATGTAAACATTGTCTTTTAGAACTCCACAAGGCTCTCTCTGCTTAACAAGGAGTTCTAAGGAGCACAGCATTTTTGGAGTCAGAAGAATTGGAACTGGTTGACCACACTTTCCCATGGTGATGATCCTTGAGATGTGCCTGCAGAGTTTTTTTTCTACTTCGGACAGTGCCCAGTCCACATCCTCATGTGGATCAGAAGTGTCTCTTGAAAAAAATGCAGACAATGTCATGCAGGCCACCTCTCCTCCCCTGCGCCGGTTAAAGAGAATTATCTGGGCTAGACAAACCTTTGCCAGCTCCATCCAGGCTTTAGTAGAGGAACTTTCAGAGAGTGATTTGTACCACTCACCTTGCACTTGACTGAGATATGTGTGCATTTTCTGTACATCTTCAGCAAAGGGTATGAGAGCGGGCACATTCCACTTTGCTTCCCTAATATTCCTCAATGCCGTGTCTAAGATCATTTCGTTCCACTTTTCCTGATGGACATCTTGAAACTCACTGGCATTCTTCACTCGTTGTTTGTCGTTTGACATTAAGCCCTGAGCTTTTAAGAGTTTGCTTACTTGAAGCAGAGAATTCCCAAGCTTTTTTGCAAGTGATGGAATCATGAACTTGTCAGATTCATACCCACATGTATACTTGACAGCTTTGACAGTCTCCATGTACTTCTTTGGATTTACACAATCTTCCATTGTTTTTAAGGAGGTGACTCTTCTAGCATTGTGAACCAACCTTCCCAATTCTCGCATCTTCTCTCGCACACACTGTTTATTCTTGGCTGTTAGTCCACCTATGTTTAACAAATGCTGACCAACATCAATAATTaccttgtctttttttattatatctgtgATTGGGTCAAGATTCATGACACTAATTACTTCCCATAGTTGTTTAGTCATGTTTGAAGGCACAGGCCCTGTGTATATACACATCGACTGAACACGGTTTTTTCCTGGTTTGAGGGGGACCGATTGAGGTTGAAGTATACAAGTGCGCATATGTCGCCACAGGACCTTTCTTGCAAAAAGTCCTTGACAGTATGCACAATGCATGAAATCTTTCCCCTGCGCTTCTTTGGAGGGTCGTTTATATGGCACTAGTTCCCCCTTTCCTGATTCCATAACAGCTGCATTGTGAACATAGTTTCCTCTGTTGCGAATATAATCtagctgtttttttctctccttgGAACTCTTTGGAAAGCTTAGCGCTTTAGCCACATCAGATTCATTTGCGTGTGAACTTTCTAGATGCCTTGCCATCTTAGCATAAGGCTTACAGCAATACAGGCAGTAATGTCTCTTGTTGTACACTCTACTAACACCTCTTTTTTGGTACGCACTAACAACTACGCCTTCTATTGCATTCTGACTTGAACATGGTTCTTCTGTTCCAGATGCTTCAGATGAAAGGCTGTGCATTTTTTCTGGTGTTGCTGTGTCACAGTCAAGGGAACTCAGTGAGCCAGAATCATCAACATCCAGTTCATCATAAAGAAGCTGAAGTTTTGTCTGGTTTGGTATAAGATTAGCATCACTGTCAAAGTCACTTTCAGAAGTAGTATCTGTAAAGTAATAATCTGAACTCTCTGGTGTAGAATCAAAGAGTTCATCAGAATCTTCAAGATCTTTGTCTTTCATCTAAAATGATAATGATTAGAAATGTCAGAGTTAATTAATTGATTAGTAATTTAACAGACATCAATTGGTAACTGCTGTGATAATTAATTGTTCGGGAACATTAATTAAAAACCAATTACATGCTTTTGGCCTTAAATAAAGGTGATTCAAAATTCTTGAAATTTTTGATCTATTGTAGTCCAAATGatttatcatataataatattttaatattttacagtagaatatataataattatattatataatattagattTTACATAATCGCTAAGTAACTGATGTTGAAAGATTTCAGCTTGAAGCAAAAGCCCTATTCAATACAAAATGCCAACTTACAATTATGCTTTTAGTTGGTCTCAGTCTTGGTACaaaaatctcattttcattttggagctGTGTCACAATCtgtaaacaaaaagcaaaagtaTAAACAACAATTTACATTATTATGGTATTTGacacttaaatatatacatttgttcTTAAGGTTAAATATGCTTGAAACACCACTGAAACATGACAGTGAGAAAGAGGGGACTTCTAAATCGTTAGTGATAAATGTGAACATACTTGTTGAGGAGAGTTATTTTGACCAGTAGCATCATTCATCTGAGTCTGTGACCTGGGGGAAGGATCAGAGTCACCTTCTGCCTTGGTATTAGCAGCAATGCTGGTCATCTGTAAAAGACAATGGGGAAAGACAGGAGATAAATATGATGTAGATGCTGCATGACGTCCGAATACAATGACTAAAAAGTGTGCTGTGGGAAAGTCATGAGTATCCATTATAAAGAAACCCTGTGAATGATAAAACTGACCCTAAATATAAGACTATGACTAACATATTGCAACAATACAAGCTATTCTGAACACAGTGTGTGCTGTGCAACATACTTGTGTTCTCCATGGGTAGTCTTCTCCTCCATAATCATATGTAATTTCTTCTCCTTCTTTAATGTCATTCAGGGCAAACAAACAAAGATGTATCTTTCCATTCACATAAATTTTCCTCATCTCACAGTTTGGATGTTTGTGGTCATCATTAACTATTCGCCCAAATGATCCATCTTCTCTAGAGGcatcaatataaaaatatgaaaacaagaaaaggataaatacatgtattataatatattatcacAAATCAGTGCCTCATTTACTATAATATAGTGTAAAAATATAGCTTTGGTGCAACTTGAATTCTTACCACCATGTTTTCCCTCTCCACTTAAACTCAAACATAAATGCAGCACTGGATGTGTGGTAACGTTTTCTTCTGTTCTGCAACTCTGCATCGTTTATTATATCTCCCCTATATTCAACaacaaattcatctttgcaaATGGAACCCTTTGCAAATAGACCACGCCctgcaaaatacataaaaaaaggaaaacctaTTGATTTAAAACATCATGAATTAGTCTATGAAAATAaatgctacaaaataaaaaaacatcttgtttaAAGGATACCAATtacacacactctaaaaaaagacATCAACAGTTGGTGGCTGATTAAAAATATGCTGCAACCAGGTGCCTATTTTTAATGCACATATGACAGTAATTAACCAATAAATCACAGCAGACACCACCTTACCTTTCACTGCATTGATATACTTCACCACTAATTTGAATGTTTTGTCAGTCTTTGAGACAACATGATGCATGGCATCCTTAAGGGAGCTGATTCGTGatgactgaaagaaaaaaaagtgtgaaactgTGAACTACTGTGAAAAAAGGGGGACATGAAGAATAAAACTAGAATTTTCAATAAGCAGATAAGAATCCTGTTGTAAATGTAACACTGTTCTGTATTATAGTTACGTAACATTAATTACAATGTTATCATAATGTATCGATAAAAAACAGTTCAGTTAAATATCTGACACAATGCTAGCCTTGAGGGCATCAACACAACTCAATTAATTTCATATAATCCCAGGTAGCCTTGGGCAATTATGTAACTACTGATTTGAACCTTATCCCAACTACTGTACTGGACAATATCACCACACAAACCCATGTTTATTTGAACTACTGtcataacatttaaacattcataagtttaaaagtttaaaggggtcatatgacgttgctaaaaagaacattatgttgtgtatttggtgtaatgcaatgtttatgcggtttaaggttcaaaaaacacattattttccacatactgtacattatcgatgctcctctatgccccgcctttctgaaacgcgtcgaatTTTACagagctcatcgttctgaaaagcgaggtgtaccctgattggccagctatccagtgtgttgtgattggccaaactcaacaaattctttaaatattaaaaacatacttacaggctgtgagtcaatAGTGCCAGACTGTCCTCAGCCTTTGAGCACaaacgcattgtaggctactctgcaggttcaggaaacagttctccattaaatgtgcagcacacatctgaatatttgtaaatacaacttaaacactgatttctagttgtgtcctcttttggaaggccaaacaaagtagtttcgctttcataaTGAAACACAGCGACTCAAcatggcagcggcaacaacaatagtACATCGAGAATAAAAGTAACGTCTTCTTTCTTTACgagaacatttgggcggtgttatgcacatcttcccacacagtgacgtagatgtgggggagtgtttaaatgaggcgttttaggagggcgtggacaagtcttaacttatctctttggatttgagactttagtctttgcaactttacaaatattctttatgcaccaagagcttgtaacactccaaagagaaaggaaaaatttaaatcgcatcatatgacccctttaatcatttTTTCATTCAAAGCTACTCACCAATTCATTGCCCCCCCACCCATGTTTTCTATAAATtcacttaaatgtaaaaacaaatactgaTCTTCAATTCTACATATAATCCCCACCCCCCTCAGATTGACCTGACAAGAAATatgaagaaatgtaatttttttaaataattgtaataatatattatatttaacattaacatataaaattttaaatgttaaaatttcttGATATAAAATAACCTACCCCTACCAGTGCTAACACtaactagacaaaaaaaaaagagagaaaaaaagactaatattaaCAGAATCACTCCATTAGCAGCCATTCAGGCTAAAGATTTGACAAGACTCTTCAGTTTAAATTATGACTCTGAGATCGCTAGTTTGAAAAACATAGAAACATTTCATGTCTCACAACAGTTAATTAGTGCTAACTAGCTACCTATTTATATCAAATTAACCTCATTGGTTGGATACATATGCTTACCTTGTGTTTCACTTTTTATCCTCTGCAAAAGTTCTTAGATCCTTAGTTGGCATCTCCTGCAAATAATCTTCTTCTTTGTTCTCCATATGTAGTGTCAATTTAAcacttacattttcatttttctgctgAAATTCTTGCTAACGGTGACTAGGAAGTGGGTTGTACCCAATCATATTtggaatatttgtgtgtgtgaagaagtCTGCAACTGAGCACCCCTTACACACACACCTCTActgatacaaatgtaaaaaaaaaattcaccagcAACTTCAGAATAGCTCCTCTATTCATTTAAATGGGTTTCCCTTATGGGGACCTGATTTTTGGTCCCAATGATTTAACCGTTTTTTGTCCTCCCACTGTGACGATCatcagaacacaaaaacacacacacacacacacacacctgcaaacacacaaaaccaaaacttACCATGTCTGATTCCCAGTTCTCATTTGTGTTTGTAGATCTGTCCTCTGTCCAGTCCTCCGTCTACGATTTGAGACAACAATCAAACtacataaaactaaatttaaatgatCACTTTTGTGAAATGTGTCATTAGGAGGTTCTAAAGACCTGTATGGTTTGGCTTTGTGTTTCATTGCTGGGGATAAACCTGCTGTAATTGTATGCTTCAGCAGATTGATGTAATACTGCTGGGACGCTGCTCTCAGAGGACCAGGGCCCGGCTGATAGGCTCCATGGAGCAGGACCCGGCGGAATCACAGCAGAAACGGGATCCCTGTCAAGAGAAAGGGGACAGTCGTGTTGCTGAATCATTTTAAGTAACGTTAGAAACCATTCAAAACTGTACCTTAAGCTGTTTTGTAGTTAACTTACTGAATTAAGTCTTCATCTAAAGCCGAACTCCACTCGTTGTGTTTTTCACTTTCCATTGACAGGCAAACTCAGCGACACAAGACTCCGGATCTGAGATACAATACTGATATTCAAAACCTAAGCCGCAGTATGTTCATG
The sequence above is drawn from the Cyprinus carpio isolate SPL01 chromosome B5, ASM1834038v1, whole genome shotgun sequence genome and encodes:
- the rnf214 gene encoding uncharacterized protein rnf214 isoform X1, which encodes MESEKHNEWSSALDEDLIQDPVSAVIPPGPAPWSLSAGPWSSESSVPAVLHQSAEAYNYSRFIPSNETQSQTIQTEDWTEDRSTNTNENWESDMSSRISSLKDAMHHVVSKTDKTFKLVVKYINAVKGRGLFAKGSICKDEFVVEYRGDIINDAELQNRRKRYHTSSAAFMFEFKWRGKTWCIDASREDGSFGRIVNDDHKHPNCEMRKIYVNGKIHLCLFALNDIKEGEEITYDYGGEDYPWRTQMTSIAANTKAEGDSDPSPRSQTQMNDATGQNNSPQQIVTQLQNENEIFVPRLRPTKSIIMKDKDLEDSDELFDSTPESSDYYFTDTTSESDFDSDANLIPNQTKLQLLYDELDVDDSGSLSSLDCDTATPEKMHSLSSEASGTEEPCSSQNAIEGVVVSAYQKRGVSRVYNKRHYCLYCCKPYAKMARHLESSHANESDVAKALSFPKSSKERKKQLDYIRNRGNYVHNAAVMESGKGELVPYKRPSKEAQGKDFMHCAYCQGLFARKVLWRHMRTCILQPQSVPLKPGKNRVQSMCIYTGPVPSNMTKQLWEVISVMNLDPITDIIKKDKVIIDVGQHLLNIGGLTAKNKQCVREKMRELGRLVHNARRVTSLKTMEDCVNPKKYMETVKAVKYTCGYESDKFMIPSLAKKLGNSLLQVSKLLKAQGLMSNDKQRVKNASEFQDVHQEKWNEMILDTALRNIREAKWNVPALIPFAEDVQKMHTYLSQVQGEWYKSLSESSSTKAWMELAKVCLAQIILFNRRRGGEVACMTLSAFFSRDTSDPHEDVDWALSEVEKKLCRHISRIITMGKCGQPVPILLTPKMLCSLELLVKQREPCGVLKDNVYMFAKPEAMTHFRGSDCLRGFAKACGAKCPKSLTSTRLRKHAAVLSTVLNMTETEMDQLANFLGHDIKMNREFCLLPEKTLQLAKICKVLMALEQGRLAEFHGKNLDEIVIDPDEKVLESDEDRIIQEGHCSSAAYEPIAEEALTPAERNDMPPPPKRQKPPSPPPPSGASAVRPCFQGQTTHKKNPWQQTEVQAVERHMMRFITSFTVPGKSDCEKCLKAEPEALKNRDWKNVKFFIYNRITAYKKSLQCK
- the rnf214 gene encoding uncharacterized protein rnf214 isoform X2; amino-acid sequence: MHHVVSKTDKTFKLVVKYINAVKGRGLFAKGSICKDEFVVEYRGDIINDAELQNRRKRYHTSSAAFMFEFKWRGKTWCIDASREDGSFGRIVNDDHKHPNCEMRKIYVNGKIHLCLFALNDIKEGEEITYDYGGEDYPWRTQMTSIAANTKAEGDSDPSPRSQTQMNDATGQNNSPQQIVTQLQNENEIFVPRLRPTKSIIMKDKDLEDSDELFDSTPESSDYYFTDTTSESDFDSDANLIPNQTKLQLLYDELDVDDSGSLSSLDCDTATPEKMHSLSSEASGTEEPCSSQNAIEGVVVSAYQKRGVSRVYNKRHYCLYCCKPYAKMARHLESSHANESDVAKALSFPKSSKERKKQLDYIRNRGNYVHNAAVMESGKGELVPYKRPSKEAQGKDFMHCAYCQGLFARKVLWRHMRTCILQPQSVPLKPGKNRVQSMCIYTGPVPSNMTKQLWEVISVMNLDPITDIIKKDKVIIDVGQHLLNIGGLTAKNKQCVREKMRELGRLVHNARRVTSLKTMEDCVNPKKYMETVKAVKYTCGYESDKFMIPSLAKKLGNSLLQVSKLLKAQGLMSNDKQRVKNASEFQDVHQEKWNEMILDTALRNIREAKWNVPALIPFAEDVQKMHTYLSQVQGEWYKSLSESSSTKAWMELAKVCLAQIILFNRRRGGEVACMTLSAFFSRDTSDPHEDVDWALSEVEKKLCRHISRIITMGKCGQPVPILLTPKMLCSLELLVKQREPCGVLKDNVYMFAKPEAMTHFRGSDCLRGFAKACGAKCPKSLTSTRLRKHAAVLSTVLNMTETEMDQLANFLGHDIKMNREFCLLPEKTLQLAKICKVLMALEQGRLAEFHGKNLDEIVIDPDEKVLESDEDRIIQEGHCSSAAYEPIAEEALTPAERNDMPPPPKRQKPPSPPPPSGASAVRPCFQGQTTHKKNPWQQTEVQAVERHMMRFITSFTVPGKSDCEKCLKAEPEALKNRDWKNVKFFIYNRITAYKKSLQCK